GCCTCTCTCAGGCTCTCTTTGACATTGGGTTTCACTCTTCTTCGGTTGACACTTCTTTATTTATCTACTTTCAGTCTAACGTTACTCTTTATCTTTTGGTGTATGTAGATGACATCCTCATCACCGGGACCAACTCCTCCGTCCTCCATTCCATCATTTCTCAACTACAATCTGTCTTCGCCATGAAGGACCTCGGCGACCTGGGTTTCTTCCTCGGCATGCAGGCTCATCGTGACAGTGACGGCCTCCACATTCGGCAGTCCAAGTACATCATCGATCTCCTTCACTGTTCCTCCATGGCTGGTGCCAAGCCTTACACTGCTCCAACCGTTTCCGGCTCCAAACTCTCCGTCTCCTCTGGTGATCCCCTGTCTGAGTCTGATGCCTCCACTTACCGCCAGATTGTGGGTGCCCTGCAGTACTGCACCATCACCAGACCCGACATCGCCTACTCCGTTAACCAGCTCTGTCAGTTCATGCACTCTCCTTCCTCTGCCCATTGGATTGCCGCCAAGAGGGTGCTGCGCTATCTCAAAGGCAGCATTGATCATGGTCTTCTCTTCCGCCCTGGGTCTCTCACTGTTGCAGCCTACTGTGACTCTGACTGGGCAGGTGATCCAGACAGCCGTCGTTCCACTACCGGTTTTGGTGTCTTTCTTGGTCCCTGCCTCGTCTCCTGGTGCGCCAAGAAACAACCAGTTGTTGCACGCTCCAGCACCGAGGCTGAATACCGCGCCTTGGCCACTGTTACATCTGAAGTCTACTGGCTCCGTATGCTCCTCAAGGACCTCCGCATATCTCTTCCCGTCCCACCTACGATTTGGTGTGACAACATCGGCGCCCTCGCTCTCGCCTCCAACCCCGTCCATCATGCCCGCACCAAGCACATCGAAGTCGACTACCACTTCATTCGAGAGAAAGTTGTGAACAAAGATGTTCTTCTCAAGTTTATCTCCACCCATGATCAAATAGCCGATGTATTCACGAAAGGTCTGACCTCTGCACGTTTCTGTGTTCTCCGATCCAAGCTCAAGGTTGTCCCTGTACCCCCTTCAGCTTGCGGGGGGCTGTTAGACTACACTCCCTCAATCTCCTCTCCAGCTCATCCAATCCCACAAATCACTCCAGCAGATACACTGCAGCCATCTCCGGATCACGATCACCCTGACTAGGAAAGTATCGCACCTCCCTTATAAGCATGCGCTCCACTAAGGCAACTCCCACAGCTCCCCCAAGTCACGCAGACCAGCATGGCAACACATCTCCACAAGGAAACTCAATCCTCCAACGTTCATATTCTTTGTAAATAGACAGCACATTATGTGCGTGCCCTTCATGTCTCACTAGTGTATAAATATAACCTAATATCACTGTTAATAACATCAAGCCTTTATACATTACATTCTGTCTTATTTCACCTTAAACTTATtgggaagctgatagtctgccacccgtctggtgaagggtgagtctgtacccattaggagcttgtccaccattacggatctgcttttgtcctttctttccatctccatgtacgtgcaccttctctccagctcggcaataactctgctcagatctccttggcggtcatcctccctccgaggattagtgttgctgttgtgatcttcttcctctcgctcatccctgttcatctcgggattgggctgttccggcctcctgcgcagcaactcggcattccgctgtgttaaggattcaatctgggcttccaacgctgctatgcgatcttgatctccaccccccgagggagggttcggtggaggctgctgattattctgaatacctggctccattcggactatgggctctcggttggtctggcttccggaacgtgtgttcatcaccatgctggatcttcgttttcttttatgaggaacgaataatcgtttcccacagacggcgccaaactgttggtacagtttccggtatggtgtgaatctgcacgttcctttgatgttcttcacgcttctcaataatcctgcaaaacaacaaaatctagggacccttccggggatcccgctccgatgcctaagttagcttctgtgagagaaataatgctctatgtataaaaactgagtcttcgtttatacctggggtatgagcctatttataggcaaagaggtgaaGTCAAatctggattaggactcctgctccttgttgatctagaactgctgtccgagttctaattggacttcaatcctttactagacttctaattggatatcttcttagacttccaatctgatatcttcttagacttctgatctgatatcttcttagacttctgatatgatcattattcttatctcatcattattcttatctgtttggacctatttgacttttgaatttcctctttggatcgggttgagtgggatttatccccaacaaaacGCATACCAGAAGGTGATGTGATCACTGATCGCTGTCGGAACAAACGCGCATTTCTACACTTCACATTCGCCATTGTCCATTGACGACTAATTAATCACCTAAATAAAAAGACGAGCGGAGTCTTCATTCAAGGCTCAATCCTAAACCCTGGCACTTTACGGAACACAAGCCAATGTTTTCCTCAACACTAGTTTTCTTCGTATCTGCCATTTTCATTCTCACTGCCCAAGCCGTCGCGCGCCCAGACTTTCTCTATCACTTTTGTAACTACACCACTAATAGTACCTATGGGGCAAACTTGAATGACCTCCTCTTCTCCCTCTCCTCCACCACCGAAATTGACCATGGGTTCTTCCATTCCGCTTACGGCCAAAACTCTAACCCAGTATTTGCAATTGGGCTTTGTAGAGGAGATGTCAACCCAAATGTTTGCCGTGGTTGCCTCAATAATGCTGCGTCTCTTCTCCTGGAGCGCTGTCCCCAGCAAAAGGAGGCAATTGGGTGGTATGACGAATGCATGCTACGCTACTCAAACCGGTCGATCTTTTCCACCATGGAAGAAGAGCCCAGCAAATTTCTGTGGAATACGATGGATATAACAGAGCCAGACCGCTTCCGGAAGCTGGTCGAAGCCACGTTGAATGACTCGGTGCCTCGGGCTGCAAATGCTTCATCCGGTGATAAAAAGTTTGCCGTTAAAGAAGCCAGTTTTACAGAATTGCAAACTCTGTACAGCCTTGTCCAGTGCACCCCTGACATATCCAGCTCTGATTGCAATATGTGTCTTCGGAGAGCCATGGCAAACCTACCGATGTGTTGTGATGGAAAGCAAGGGGGTAGAGTTCTGTATCCAAGTTGTAATCTTAGGTACGAAACGTACCAGTTTTACCAGATACAATCCGTCCCCACACCGTCACCGTCACCGTCACCGTCACCAACACAAACACCAATGCTTCTTCCTCCTGCATCGCATCTTCCTGCTCCAGCTGCAGGTTAGATCACGAGACTCAAAGATAAAGTCAAAACTTAATGGCTACTTTCATACCATGATAATAGCAAATACAATGGCATGCTTGGTAAGATAAATGAGGACAGGATAGCTGATGAAAATCTGAGtgaaaacattattttcttttccctttatgATCCGTTTGTttttcgtaaaatattttcgacaatCGTTTTCAAAACAAATGGTTTCTTcgggaaaaaatattttaacgtTTAACtcgtataaaaaaattataaaatttaaaaattagaatttgataCTGGAATTCGGCAACGGACAACATTCGATTATCGTTGCCGAATTTTTACGAACAAATTTGGTCAGATTTTAGATTTTAGCCGTACTCttccggatctggccagaacagTGGCCGTATCAGTCTGCATAGAAAAGGTAGCAAATAATAGTAATTTGACAGGATTATGGTTTTTTGTAGGGCAAGTTCGTAGGCCTGAAATCGGCATCTTTATAGTTGTGCTAGCTGCTGCTTTCGCGGCACTAATTATAATCACCACAGGCGTCCGTGTCAGTGTGAAGGCGATATTGAAGAACAATAGAAGTAAGTACTTACAAATTTTCCGTAACACGCACAATTTTGGGAATAAGATTcctaatcattttttatttattttttaattgaggttctttgtatcttttcttttcttttttaagaaaagtaaaaagaaagaaaaatatccaAGTCAGCCAACCCATCATAATTGAATAACGGGCTGCAGTAGGAAAGTGCTGTATGTCTATGCCTGACTTGTTCATTGCGCTTTTGTTTGAAGTTGACTTAGATTTCAAAGCTTGCCGTCACGGCGTCACGTAACTTCCATTCCGTctaaaaagatataaaagactaaaagagtTAATATAGTCCCGTTTAACAACCCCCTCTCCTTTTTTTATGGGAAGAAACTTTTTTTGTTGAGCgaaagtaaaaaatgattgatgtgatataaaatagaaagaatttatataaaaaattaaaaaaattttgtatagtAGTGAaacttttatttaaataataaaaaaaattgttgatgtgatactaaaaataaaaaaaaaattaaaaatgttttgaagttgatgtttttttggaagaagtgaaaataaggggagggggagggggagggggagggggaggggaggCGGTTATTAAACGGGGCCCGGTCTTTTTAATGCAAGAGGGGGATTTTGCttctactcaatttttttttttattacggtgtttattttgttttaaaaaaatattttatttaattttttttaaaaataaattatattttattcaattttttctaaacaaattgtttttttaattattattattattattatttaattttatctcacaaagtcaaacttcgaaATTTGCGtaccaaataagaattaaattttgatttcaaaaattgaacaCTCAAACAGACtattaaatgaattaaattgTAACAATTTGGTAATTTGTGAAAATCCAATGTCATTTTTTAACTTTAGAAGTTAAAATGTAAAAGTGGTGATATTTTAGGAgctaaaaaaaattttccaacGTTTATTTCGTCTCTAGTACTGTAGACTCCATGCTGTCGTATGAACATATTTTAGAATATGTAACTcctcttttatatatgtatatatatagttaattggttgatttattaattaattagagttGACTTGTTTCTAATGCGAAGCTATGAATGAAATTCCAAACATAGAATTGGAATCCTCGCCAGTAGCCCGTGTTTCTGTACCAACACACAGAAGTTCTTCACCAGCACATTTGCCAGAATCAGGGGTATCCTTctttctaattattttattttatttaattagtttCTTCAAAGTTGATAATGATAGCTTTATATATTAGGCATATCATGTAATCCTCTGTCTCGTAATTGTATGGTTATAGCATCAATATATCTTTTTAtagtttaatttgaaaatttgtgtTAAAGTCTTAACCACTTTGAAAACCCGTCTTCATGCTTATAGTCTACATTATATATGTGCATTGTCTTTTGAGCTCTTTAATGTACGTGTTCACTACATATTGATTAAATAGGTGAAAATAGATGTCACCATGGTCAATTATATGTAAATGGATGTCACAACATATTGAATATGCATGTGTAATAAGTAAATAGATGTTAGAATTCTTTGGGAAAGGACAATGAATTTCATGCCCGCAACCTCGTTTCAATTCTCActgttttttgggtttgcttgAAAGATAAATATGTTTAGGTCTCTCTTTGCTTGATcaggtaatatatatatatatatatatatatatatatatatatatatatatatatatatatatatatatatatatatataatatatgggATAACTTTATAAAAAGGTATCAAATTATAggccgttttgagataagggtgcTAAACtaacaaacgtctcaaactgaggtatccaagttttcaaacgtctcatTTATGGGTACTCCATTAGGacttgctgttaaatcctgcaaaaattttcaaaatacctttgtgtttattttttttttttttttaaaaaaaatttataaaaattttcaaagattcaggcatgagtatttttgtaaattccgttaaattctgaccaacacctcgatcctagtatttttttattattattttttcttaaaaaaattaggggtattttgggtactccattaagatttattatttaatagcAAATCTTAACAGAGTATCCTTAAGTGAGATgggaaaaatgacaaaaatacccctgaTAAAcaatctagaaaaaaaaaaaaaaaaaaagaagctaatatttcagaaaaatataaaagacaaaaaatttaggaaagaaacgatttttttttttttttttttttcgtttttctaaattttttattggtgTTATTTTTGTCATCTTTCACGTATGTACGTGGAATTGGGACATTATAACTCTAATGGTAGATGGaggggacattgcaaaaattggGAAATTagaggcatattgcaaattatTTGTTGGCACGTAGTTAAAGGGAGATAAATGCAATACTTTCCGTAAAATAGCATGTATTCGCATATAAGTTCATATTTTCTTAACTACTTTATATATAGTAACtcgtgtttttttatttttgtttaaaatgatATAGAAATTCAATCAGCTTGGGAAGAAGCTCAGTAGCATGATATTTTGTAACTCACGCAAGAAGAAAGATGGATCTTTTGTCAGTACTCCCATTAATGAAGAAAAAGGGGTAAGCAATTTATTCAATTTCTATGTAAATCTCtatgtaattttgaaatttaactATACAAATTATGTAACAAATTTTCACTTAATTTGTTTGTCCAATTGAAGATCCAAGAGCTTATAGCTCAACCTCTGCCAAGGAGTGATGATGATGCTGTGATGCCTTCCTCATCCACTAGCGAGTTTGAGTAGAAGTGGAAGTATGAGGAGGCAGAGAGAACGGTCAGCAGCCAGCGAGAGAAAATAAGCATCTTGCGTAAAGAGACGCAGGAGGAAGTGAACTCCATAAAGAGACAACAAACACAGATGCAACAAGAAATGGAAGCCAAGCAGAAACAGatggaggagcaaattgagttTCTGCTCTCACAACACCAACTACGTAGAGACCCTCCTAcatagttttgtttttgtttggtgaAAAACATATTAGGTTAacatataaattcattatttcaggtaaattttatcaatttattttaataatacacaaatttattatttaatttcagTATTATGCATATACTAGtgttcaataaaaaaaagtaattaataacGTACCCacttttttataagaaaattattattaaaagaacGCTTTTAGGAACAAGCCCTTAATCCATTGCCAATAATCCAACTCATGATCCAACTCTCTCAGCGAGAAAATAGCAACGTACTTCTATTTTCACTTCCTATatcaaagagattttttttttggaccacCAAACAGTTCTTGCTGCATATAAACAGAAACAACGAAATAAATATACTACTAAGGTACAGAATCATGACCATAGtagtttaaaattataaaatatacatTCTTAATTGTAGCTTTTATAAAGCATTAGCGCGGGTAGAGGTCAGTAATTGAAGCCTCATTTTTTTGAGACTTGGAGTGAGTTGCCTTTGGATCTCTCATTTGAATCTGTAAGCCATGTGTTTTCCTCCCATCCGGATGCTGCCTTTAAGCCAATGCTACTGTGCATAAAAAATGCAGGCTGCAAGGGTGCTGAAAGAGTGATGGAGTAGCTATTAAGCATAAGAACTACTGAAGCCATGGTTGGTCTGTCAGCTACATTTTCTTGAACACATAgtaacccaatgtgaatgcATCTCATAATTTCAGTTGCTGAGCCTAGCCTTATTGCTGGATCTACAATATTTGAAGCAGTCCCCTCTCTCCAATTTTTTCACGCCTACAATATATGATTTAGATGGGCAAACTCGTACaatatcaaacaaaaatttctttcagTATGTTAGTTTTTATGTGTTTGCTAGTGTCACAAAGTTATAGGACAAGGGAAATGTATCCAAGTATCATTGTACTTACATAGCTTAGAAGATCCTTCACATTCTCTCCATTTTAGAAGCAATTGTTCTTTTGTCCACTTACCATCTCTAACACTAATATCCCGAAACTAAAAACATCAGACTTTATTGAGAGCTGTCCATGCATTGCATACTCTGGAGCCATATATTCACTGCATGTCAACATCAATAATATCAGCTTAATATGAATGGTAATAGACCTCTCCATAAttatcctcaattttttttttctccttaaattttcaaaacagGTTAAATCTTAGTTAAGACTTTATGTTGTTTCTTTGGTACAAAGTAAGCATCAGCTCTCCTCTTCTAGGACACTTACTAGGTTCCCACAATTCTACTTGTATTCACTTCAGTTGCATCCAATAAAACCAATCTTGCCAttccaaaatctgaaatttttgaATTCATTTATGCATCTAAAAGAATGTTGCTAGCCTTAAGATCACGATGAATAATACAAAGTCGAGAATCTTCGTGAAGGTAAAGAATCTATATATCTAGCAATGCCTTCTATAATCTTGTAGCGTCGTTCCCAATCCATATGTAAACGCTTAATTGGATCTGTGTATATCCAAGCAAGTATATGATTCAATGAAGTAAAATATATAGAGGCCAGGTGTATTCAACCAAATTGTCAACCTAAAAGATATATTATGATCAATACAATTTAAGATAAGAAGAAAGTATATAAACATACCGAAAAGAAAGTGATCAAGGCTTGTATTCAGCACAAACTCATATACTAAGAGTCTTTCATTTCCTTTCAAGCATAAGCCAAGAAGCCTAACTAGATTACGGTGTTAAAGTTTAGCCACTAATAAaacctcatttttaaattctaaatCTCCTTGTCCAGAATTCTTTGACAGTTTTTTTACAGCTATAACTTATCCATAAGAGGGCTTAccctattaaaatataataatgatCAAGTGCATGTAACCACAAGAGATTTGAAAATTGACATGTTTTGACATATATATGGATGATTCCCTTCTCCATAAGATTATGTCAAATCACCTTGTAAACAGCACCAAATCCACCTTGGCCGAGCTCATTTACTTTAGAAAAGTTATCTTACGCAACTCTAATAGTATCAAAGTCGAATTGCAAGGATTCCACGCTTCTAATTTCATCATCAGCATCACGTAAGGAACAAGTCAACACTCAAATGAATATATTAGGTTCATAATATATTTAAGAGTAACACAATTAAAAATGTGTGCACAAGAAAGCAACGGGATTTGAaataatgttttgttttttttcaaataccAAATGACACAGTAGTACTGCTTATTAATGTAATAATTTCTAGTAATTGTTATTGGAAGTCACTTCTCGACAGAACTTTCGAATTCAAACCttacttcttttctttgaaaGCTAAATATCGTCTTATATAAGAATTTTCGAGATTATATCACGTTATATTCTAATAAATGCTGGAAAAGTTTTAATCGTAATAGCAGCGGAATGTTATTCCCTTAGGCCTATATATTACAACTAATTATTGAAGCACCTACATGTATGCGTTCTCTTCGTTAATAATTCCTCTGCGATATTCATGGATTAactatttgaataataaataataaataataaaaaaccaaacGTTTTACCTACTTTCAAGTTCCTCTTTTGGCGTTCTCCTTACTCTGAAATATACGCAGAAGGGGAGATGACTAGTACGTGCTACAAAAGCAGCAATTGGCACAACTATAATGATGACAGTTCTAGATGCGTTGCTATTGCTCCCTGCAACAATCATAAATCTGTTATGATTAGAAGACTCTGATCAGGGTTGAGTTTGGAATTAGCTTTACTTCTGGATCTGGAGAAATAattttaggcctcgtttggttcgtagAATGATCAttccattaagaaaaagaatagttattcctggAAATAGAAGGTAGCGGATTGGAATGactattcatattcttttgtttggtaataacTCACACATTTTAATCGGAATTCaaagaaaattactaaaaaaaccctacattatttttttttaaaaaaatcagactaaaaaactaaaaacaaaaaaaacaaaaaaaaaaaaaaattgaaataaattggtGGGtagccgaccacccattggggtggccggccacccaccgTTGAACCGGAGGCCACCCTCGATGTTCTCTgagggtggccgcggccacccccaatggacTATGGGGGTGGCACCCCCGATGACATCGACGAGAATTGGGAGTGGCCTATGCCACCCCCAGTTgctccgggggtggtcgcaccaccccccgAAGCATtcgggtggggggggggggtgagacCACCCTTGACCCTCCATAGTGGTTGGTTGGCCAACCACCTCAATGGGTGGTCAGCCAACCACTTTAGGATTcagtttctctctttttttctttttctttttttaaacaaaagatttgaagaaaataaaaaatgaatttttttttttgtcaaaattgtATTCTTTACcccaaggaatagctattcttctaaaaaatgagaagaatatgTATTTCTCTTCGTAAGTGGAATAGActcctaccaaacaaaagaatggctattctaatggaatagtcattccatttcaGGGGtttattccgcaaaccaaacgggccttaatatatatatagcgtaaATAACTATAAAGTGTTTGGAGTAATTAGACAGACTAAAAGATAAGATCAAATGTCATTCAAATTCTAATGAGTAGAAAAGATAGCCCAATTGTCCGAGTGTGAACAACATCTTATGACTCCATGATTTGTTATGTTATAAGCATGCATAATTAATGGCATATATGGGTACCTTTGGTTGTATTGGTGTTGGTTAATGGTGGGGGAGGAGATACTGGTGGTGCTATTGGAGATGTTGGGGGTGACGCAGCCGCTGTCGAGTTATAGAACTGGTAGATCTCAAACCGGAGATTACAGCTGGGACCAACGACTCTCCCACCTTCCTTATTATTGCAACAGACTGGAATACGTTGAACAGCGTCAACTAAGCAACTGTTGCAATCTTGCTCAGACAAATCAGGCGTGCAGTACTGCACAAGTGCATATAATGTTTTAAATTCTGGTGCCGTTGCGTTTCCTGTTGCAAACTTACGAAGAGAACCACCTGCTACAGCTTGACTTCGTAGGTTTTCCAACAAGGTCCTAAGATCATTGTTGAATTTATCCACGTTATTGGCCGACGACGCGTTGTTTAGGTTCCACATATAGAAAATTGAACTAGTTTCCTTAACGCCCAAAATGGAGCGATTTGAGTATCGTAACATACAATTGTCGAACCATCCAATTGCCTCCTTCTGATTGGGACCCTGCTGCTTGAGAAGAGACGTAGATATGTTGAGGCAACCACGGCAAAGATCTGGGTTAACATCTCCTCTGCAAAGTCCAATTGCAGATACGTGGTCAGAGTTTTGGCCATAAGAGGAATTGTAGAAGCCATGGTCAATTTCTGTGTTGGAgtagagagaggagaggaggtGATTGAG
This DNA window, taken from Alnus glutinosa chromosome 5, dhAlnGlut1.1, whole genome shotgun sequence, encodes the following:
- the LOC133868839 gene encoding cysteine-rich repeat secretory protein 38-like, giving the protein MFSSTLVFFVSAIFILTAQAVARPDFLYHFCNYTTNSTYGANLNDLLFSLSSTTEIDHGFFHSAYGQNSNPVFAIGLCRGDVNPNVCRGCLNNAASLLLERCPQQKEAIGWYDECMLRYSNRSIFSTMEEEPSKFLWNTMDITEPDRFRKLVEATLNDSVPRAANASSGDKKFAVKEASFTELQTLYSLVQCTPDISSSDCNMCLRRAMANLPMCCDGKQGGRVLYPSCNLRYETYQFYQIQSVPTPSPSPSPSPTQTPMLLPPASHLPAPAAGQVRRPEIGIFIVVLAAAFAALIIITTGVRVSVKAILKNNRSLSLLDQKFNQLGKKLSSMIFCNSRKKKDGSFVSTPINEEKGIQELIAQPLPRSDDDAVMPSSSTSEFE